In candidate division WOR-3 bacterium, a genomic segment contains:
- a CDS encoding archaemetzincin family Zn-dependent metalloprotease, with protein sequence MTTVYQQKGLDCFGLVEKSLQNHLKLDVRFGGHFDVPAKSYNILRKQYDPTGFISSLIELNSSDSDYRIGIVGVDIYTHSTNFIFGIANPLLRSAIVSLFRLSGPRLEERLGKEVVHETGHLLGLDHCGDPSCVMHFSNTIEDTDNKGMSLCIQCRREIER encoded by the coding sequence GTGACGACAGTATATCAGCAGAAAGGGTTGGATTGTTTCGGGCTCGTTGAGAAATCATTGCAGAACCATCTGAAATTAGACGTGCGCTTTGGAGGTCATTTCGATGTACCTGCTAAATCGTATAACATACTGCGAAAGCAATACGATCCAACAGGGTTCATCAGCAGCCTGATCGAACTCAATAGTTCTGATTCCGATTACCGTATTGGCATCGTCGGTGTTGATATATATACCCACAGTACTAATTTCATCTTCGGAATTGCCAATCCATTGCTTCGTTCTGCAATCGTCTCATTATTTCGGTTGTCCGGCCCGCGGTTGGAGGAAAGGCTGGGTAAGGAAGTTGTACACGAAACCGGGCATTTGTTGGGACTTGATCATTGCGGTGACCCGAGTTGCGTAATGCACTTCTCCAACACCATTGAGGACACTGACAACAAGGGCATGAGTCTCTGCATACAATGCAGGAGGGAGATTGAAAGGTAA
- a CDS encoding tetratricopeptide repeat protein has protein sequence MNKRNWLVILSICLCLHCARKEERISNARKFIAEWNYDRALTEIISLRKDKDSEIQYIIGYCYLRKNEYAEALEYFGASLNIDTTFKDSIIRVYNTLSQNALKINEPERALFLYQEIAKLVPEYEQAGNLFLIGDLNFENGNYEAAIRAYRRALQIDSTSREARNAKPNLIRALAATGDFTSALSMAMFEYEKLKTAANLLLVSEIQLSLGTRHFGAGILDSAEIYFGHIIANGEPKSMLDDAYFYTAEIYYARGNFDTALELYKKVIRLDPYQKGEMTKKAKERMKEIKEKK, from the coding sequence ATGAATAAACGTAACTGGTTGGTTATCCTTTCAATATGTCTGTGCCTCCACTGCGCCCGTAAGGAAGAACGTATCAGCAATGCCCGCAAGTTCATAGCGGAATGGAACTACGACCGGGCGTTGACCGAAATCATTTCACTGCGCAAAGACAAAGATTCAGAAATACAATATATCATAGGTTATTGCTACTTAAGAAAAAATGAATATGCAGAGGCCCTGGAATATTTCGGCGCCTCCTTGAACATAGATACGACATTCAAAGACAGCATAATAAGAGTATACAATACCCTTTCCCAGAACGCATTGAAGATCAACGAACCCGAACGTGCGCTGTTCCTTTACCAGGAAATCGCAAAACTCGTGCCCGAATATGAACAGGCCGGCAACTTGTTTCTTATTGGTGACCTGAATTTTGAGAACGGTAATTATGAAGCAGCGATCAGAGCTTACAGACGTGCCCTGCAGATTGATTCAACGTCTCGGGAAGCCAGAAATGCCAAACCAAACTTGATCCGAGCACTTGCCGCCACCGGCGACTTCACCTCGGCATTATCAATGGCCATGTTCGAATACGAAAAATTGAAAACCGCAGCAAATCTTTTGCTTGTAAGTGAAATACAGCTATCGCTTGGCACCAGACATTTCGGCGCCGGGATACTTGACAGTGCAGAGATCTACTTCGGCCATATCATCGCCAACGGCGAACCTAAATCGATGCTCGATGATGCATATTTTTACACGGCCGAAATATACTACGCGCGAGGTAACTTCGACACGGCTCTCGAATTATATAAAAAGGTAATACGGCTCGATCCGTATCAGAAAGGCGAAATGACCAAAAAGGCAAAGGAGCGGATGAAGGAAATAAAGGAGAAAAAATGA
- a CDS encoding diguanylate cyclase produces the protein MPRSVKIGYEGVEIDLPVHALYVHRGSEQLIDNIFTLINDGIERRERVVFIGNEHTCKLLRKNFRNRITTVSEGVHAKSLVRWLKREYKKIPKSREGLRVLVECNSSHVEFEDGLDDLSRQPDYRIFILCTYDVSTISSFELVETLKTHPYVFVEHLIQPNCFYSRVKQQNWIDSLTGVFNRKYFDKQLNTELQRASRYEHSLAVILMDVDGLGAVNKEFDIRTGDSVLQQLARVLERSLRSVDILARYDSDEFAALLPETKKASAKQTAQRILRSVRNHDFFKEDLRVKEISLSIGVVGFPEDAGGVKEMIKKAEQSLRKAKRLGGSTVFAYD, from the coding sequence ATGCCGAGATCCGTAAAGATCGGTTACGAAGGTGTTGAAATAGATCTGCCCGTGCACGCGCTTTACGTACACCGCGGGTCTGAACAGTTGATCGATAATATTTTCACGCTCATCAATGATGGCATCGAGCGACGCGAAAGGGTTGTCTTCATAGGCAACGAACACACGTGCAAATTGCTGCGCAAGAATTTCAGAAACCGCATCACCACGGTCAGTGAAGGTGTCCATGCAAAATCACTGGTGAGATGGTTGAAGCGTGAATACAAAAAAATACCCAAAAGCCGTGAGGGCTTGAGGGTCTTGGTCGAATGTAATAGCAGCCACGTTGAATTTGAGGACGGTCTTGACGACCTGAGCCGCCAGCCCGACTACAGGATTTTCATCCTCTGCACATATGACGTAAGCACGATAAGTTCGTTCGAACTCGTGGAGACTCTGAAGACCCACCCATATGTTTTTGTCGAGCATCTAATACAACCCAACTGCTTCTACTCACGTGTAAAACAGCAGAACTGGATTGACAGCCTGACCGGTGTTTTCAACAGGAAGTACTTTGACAAGCAGCTGAACACAGAACTGCAACGCGCCTCGCGCTACGAACACAGCCTTGCGGTCATTCTGATGGATGTCGACGGGCTTGGCGCAGTGAACAAGGAATTCGACATCCGGACCGGAGACAGTGTACTACAGCAACTTGCGCGTGTCCTCGAACGCAGCCTGAGGAGTGTTGATATCCTTGCACGATACGACAGCGACGAATTCGCTGCGCTCCTCCCCGAAACGAAAAAGGCCTCTGCAAAGCAGACAGCCCAGAGGATATTGCGCAGCGTGAGAAATCATGATTTCTTCAAGGAAGATCTACGGGTAAAAGAGATAAGTCTGTCCATAGGCGTGGTCGGCTTCCCCGAGGACGCCGGCGGCGTGAAGGAAATGATCAAGAAAGCCGAACAATCGCTTCGAAAAGCCAAGCGTCTGGGCGGTAGTACGGTTTTCGCTTATGATTAG
- the panB gene encoding 3-methyl-2-oxobutanoate hydroxymethyltransferase: MITVDTIIAKKKTGEKIVSLTAYDFISARILDEAGIDIILVGDSAANVFAGEKTTLPITMEEMLYHTRVVARAVKNSLVIADMPFMSYQISIETAVCNAGRFLQGGACGVKLEGGAPMVQTVKRLVDLGIPVMGHLGLTPQSIHKFGGYRIQGVGEEAAQRMLDDAKSLQAAGCFSIVLEKIPQELARRITGAIEIPTIGIGAGPHCDGQVLVLHDILGLFEDFTPKFVKRYASLAKEIRRAVDQYKKEVEGGIFPDQEHSFD, from the coding sequence ATGATAACGGTTGATACGATCATCGCCAAGAAGAAGACCGGCGAAAAGATCGTTAGTCTCACGGCCTACGATTTCATAAGCGCTCGTATCCTCGATGAAGCTGGTATCGACATAATCCTTGTTGGTGATTCAGCCGCCAATGTTTTTGCAGGCGAAAAAACAACGCTGCCCATCACCATGGAGGAAATGCTGTACCATACCAGAGTTGTAGCGCGGGCCGTGAAAAACAGTCTGGTGATCGCCGACATGCCTTTTATGTCCTACCAGATTTCCATTGAGACCGCAGTATGCAATGCGGGACGGTTCTTGCAGGGAGGAGCGTGTGGGGTCAAGCTGGAGGGAGGAGCACCCATGGTGCAGACCGTGAAGAGGTTGGTTGACCTTGGCATTCCAGTCATGGGTCATCTCGGTCTTACTCCCCAATCGATACACAAATTCGGTGGTTACAGGATACAGGGCGTTGGCGAAGAGGCAGCGCAGCGAATGCTCGACGATGCAAAATCCCTCCAGGCAGCAGGGTGTTTTTCAATCGTGCTTGAAAAGATCCCGCAGGAACTTGCCAGAAGAATTACCGGGGCGATCGAAATCCCGACCATCGGCATTGGTGCCGGTCCACATTGTGACGGTCAGGTGCTCGTGTTGCATGACATACTCGGCCTGTTCGAAGACTTCACACCCAAATTCGTCAAGCGGTATGCCAGCCTGGCTAAAGAGATACGACGCGCCGTTGATCAATACAAAAAAGAGGTAGAGGGGGGGATCTTCCCGGATCAGGAGCACTCCTTTGATTGA
- a CDS encoding family 10 glycosylhydrolase produces the protein MLLLTLVLSFSLDFRGIWVPRWSIDDHENIFATLDNRFNHVFLQVFALGEAYYPSENTVVKRYDDQWLRDFLTEAHRRNIKVSAWLNVFYSWGYADRTRDMRHPINRHPNWYAEDRTGTSILDYGVEELKHMGIEGYYLTPANNQVFDYIMEVATELLEKYEFDGVHLDYCRYPSRRFIYDVSLRSKFMREYSVDPTDFGSPEFEQRFSIWGSADLDNRMQKVVRDDLTRFVGALSARVKRSRPYIEVSVAVKADYQSAAADFYQDWPLWLNTGLVDYVCLMAYGNDIGGILDKAMRIVDDPQKVAVGLGVYRLNTDRIAAQVRQVASLPFSGVVFFSYEELRKNRGYLGVFP, from the coding sequence ATGCTTCTATTAACATTGGTGCTCTCTTTCTCCCTTGATTTTCGCGGGATATGGGTTCCGCGCTGGTCGATCGATGACCATGAAAATATCTTCGCGACGCTCGACAATAGATTCAATCATGTTTTCCTGCAGGTTTTTGCCCTTGGTGAGGCATACTATCCTTCTGAAAACACCGTCGTGAAGCGGTACGACGACCAGTGGCTGAGGGATTTCCTGACCGAGGCTCACCGCAGAAACATAAAAGTTTCGGCCTGGCTGAACGTTTTCTATTCATGGGGCTACGCGGATCGGACGAGAGACATGCGCCATCCCATCAATCGCCATCCCAATTGGTATGCAGAGGATAGAACAGGCACATCGATTCTCGATTATGGAGTCGAGGAGTTGAAGCACATGGGCATCGAAGGCTACTATCTGACGCCGGCGAACAACCAGGTTTTCGACTACATAATGGAGGTCGCCACCGAGTTACTGGAAAAATATGAATTTGATGGCGTTCACCTCGACTATTGCCGATATCCGTCGCGCAGGTTCATATATGATGTATCTCTGAGAAGCAAATTCATGCGGGAATACAGTGTTGACCCGACCGATTTCGGGTCCCCTGAATTCGAGCAGAGGTTCAGTATCTGGGGGAGTGCCGATCTCGATAACAGAATGCAGAAAGTCGTGCGTGACGACCTCACGCGTTTCGTCGGCGCATTGAGCGCCCGGGTAAAACGCTCCAGGCCATACATCGAAGTGTCTGTTGCCGTGAAGGCCGATTACCAGTCGGCAGCCGCCGATTTCTACCAGGATTGGCCGCTGTGGCTGAATACCGGACTGGTCGATTATGTTTGTTTGATGGCATACGGCAATGACATCGGGGGGATTCTGGACAAGGCCATGAGGATTGTCGATGACCCGCAAAAGGTTGCGGTTGGGCTCGGTGTGTATCGCTTGAACACTGACCGGATCGCAGCTCAGGTAAGGCAGGTTGCCTCTTTGCCGTTTTCCGGTGTGGTATTCTTCTCATATGAAGAACTCAGAAAGAATCGTGGATATCTTGGTGTTTTTCCTTAG
- a CDS encoding slipin family protein, with the protein MTLPTILIIVVVLIILSSIKVLKEYERAIVFRLGRFIKVKGPGIFILWPGIDKMAKVHLRVITMDVPPQDVITKDNISIKVNAVGYFRVFEPAKSILEVEDFLYATSQLAQTTLRSVLGEYELDEILMQREKINVRLQKIIDQQTDPWGIKVSTVEIKHVDIPQEMQRAIARQAEAERERRAKVIHAEGELQAADKLNRAAKIIGETNVGIQLRFLQTLTEVATEKNSTTIFPVPIDLFAPFLKKLEKEK; encoded by the coding sequence ATGACGTTACCGACAATTCTCATCATTGTAGTAGTGCTGATCATCCTCAGTTCAATCAAAGTTCTCAAAGAATACGAAAGGGCGATCGTGTTCAGACTCGGCCGATTCATAAAGGTAAAAGGTCCGGGCATCTTCATACTCTGGCCCGGTATCGACAAAATGGCAAAAGTCCATTTGCGCGTAATCACGATGGATGTGCCGCCCCAAGATGTCATCACAAAGGATAATATATCGATCAAAGTCAATGCGGTCGGGTATTTTCGTGTCTTTGAACCCGCCAAATCGATACTCGAGGTAGAAGATTTTCTATATGCAACGAGCCAGCTGGCTCAGACAACGCTACGCAGCGTCCTTGGAGAATATGAACTCGACGAGATCCTCATGCAACGTGAGAAAATCAACGTACGATTACAGAAGATCATTGATCAGCAAACCGATCCCTGGGGTATAAAGGTTTCTACGGTCGAGATCAAGCATGTCGACATACCACAGGAAATGCAGCGGGCAATTGCCCGTCAAGCCGAAGCCGAGCGTGAACGCCGCGCCAAAGTAATACATGCAGAAGGAGAACTGCAGGCCGCTGACAAGCTCAACCGAGCAGCAAAGATCATCGGCGAAACCAATGTGGGCATTCAGCTGCGTTTTCTACAGACCCTGACCGAGGTTGCGACCGAAAAAAATTCGACGACCATCTTCCCGGTTCCGATCGATCTGTTTGCCCCCTTCCTCAAGAAACTTGAAAAAGAAAAGTGA
- a CDS encoding alanine--glyoxylate aminotransferase family protein: MKGKYILFTPGPIDVPEEVLREASCPLLYHRENAFGELYNAVTENLKKILFAQGCDIFIFTASGTGAMEAACCNLLSRKDRPIVAISGKFGERWLELCNTYGLDPIVIRAEYGKSIEPHQIEEALGNVPKSTVILTTLTETSTGALNDIRQFGEISTKHDAYLVVDGVAGLGADYCPQDEWHIDALVGASQKAFMAPPGIAFVSLSKRALERANGSDLPKYYFNIRTYEKFRSKNQTPFTPAITILCGLNKGLNMIIDKGLENNFKKHKDIAGYVRKRVSEIGFELMPENPSNALTVMKMPPGKDSTAIINEIKEQHGILFANGQADLRGTIIRIGHMGNYSIEKLRGALDVLEAVVSKEMS, translated from the coding sequence TTGAAAGGTAAGTATATCCTTTTCACGCCGGGCCCGATTGATGTGCCTGAAGAGGTGCTGCGGGAAGCGTCGTGCCCTCTGCTGTATCACCGCGAAAACGCATTCGGTGAGCTGTATAATGCAGTCACCGAAAATCTGAAAAAAATACTCTTCGCCCAGGGATGCGACATTTTCATTTTCACGGCATCGGGTACTGGGGCAATGGAAGCCGCATGCTGCAATCTACTATCACGCAAAGACAGGCCGATCGTTGCCATCTCTGGCAAGTTCGGCGAGCGCTGGCTTGAGCTGTGCAACACTTACGGTCTTGACCCGATCGTCATCAGGGCCGAATACGGAAAATCGATCGAGCCGCACCAGATCGAAGAAGCTCTTGGCAATGTACCGAAATCGACCGTTATCTTAACGACACTGACGGAGACTTCTACTGGCGCGCTCAACGACATACGGCAATTCGGCGAGATCTCAACGAAACACGACGCTTATCTTGTGGTCGATGGTGTTGCAGGACTGGGCGCTGATTACTGCCCGCAGGATGAGTGGCACATCGACGCTCTGGTCGGCGCATCTCAAAAGGCCTTCATGGCGCCGCCGGGGATCGCTTTTGTTTCACTGTCAAAACGCGCCCTCGAGCGGGCCAATGGCTCGGATCTGCCCAAGTACTATTTCAACATCAGGACCTACGAGAAATTCAGAAGCAAGAATCAAACCCCGTTCACACCGGCAATAACGATACTCTGCGGGCTCAACAAAGGATTGAACATGATCATCGACAAAGGACTGGAAAACAACTTCAAAAAGCACAAAGACATCGCCGGGTATGTCCGGAAGAGAGTATCCGAGATCGGATTCGAATTGATGCCAGAAAACCCTTCTAACGCGCTCACCGTAATGAAAATGCCGCCGGGGAAGGACAGTACGGCGATAATCAATGAGATAAAAGAACAGCACGGTATTCTCTTTGCCAATGGTCAGGCAGATCTCAGAGGCACTATCATCCGTATTGGTCATATGGGGAATTATTCAATCGAGAAGCTGCGCGGTGCGCTGGATGTCTTAGAGGCAGTTGTCAGCAAGGAGATGAGCTAA
- a CDS encoding GNAT family N-acetyltransferase gives MRKPKRGDNVVIRRGRVTDDVALAKLLCELGYHSSPNFARKKIRQLSGTETDRVFVAVAEKVVTGFASCHIMPLIHQPGCLCRVTALCVSTERRAAGIGRLLMEAVEDFARSTDCLRIEITSGKHRNHAHEFYRRIGYREVSSRFLKVL, from the coding sequence ATGAGAAAACCCAAAAGAGGAGACAATGTTGTCATCAGGCGGGGGCGGGTCACTGATGATGTTGCGCTGGCAAAGCTGTTGTGTGAGCTGGGCTACCACAGCAGTCCAAATTTCGCGCGCAAAAAGATCAGGCAGCTGTCAGGCACAGAAACCGATCGCGTTTTTGTAGCCGTGGCGGAGAAGGTGGTGACGGGATTTGCATCATGCCATATTATGCCGCTGATTCATCAGCCGGGCTGTTTATGCCGGGTCACCGCCCTTTGCGTTTCGACGGAACGGCGTGCCGCCGGAATTGGAAGATTACTGATGGAAGCAGTAGAAGACTTTGCCCGTTCTACGGATTGTTTGAGAATAGAGATAACGAGTGGAAAGCATCGCAATCATGCCCACGAATTCTACCGGCGTATCGGATACCGTGAGGTATCGTCCAGGTTCCTGAAAGTGTTGTAG
- the folK gene encoding 2-amino-4-hydroxy-6-hydroxymethyldihydropteridine diphosphokinase: MKKIFLLLGTNLGDLKENLECAAKAIESRGIKILKKSKIYKTKPWGVSEQPDFLNQALEVDTDLSAAELLKIFKDIETRMGRDNGHGRWEPRVIDIDIVFMGSLVIDREDLKVPHEQFFKRGFAIKILSEIAPDFHPPGSAKALIEYARGESNEGIQVYCD; the protein is encoded by the coding sequence ATGAAGAAGATTTTTCTTCTGCTTGGTACGAATTTGGGGGACCTGAAGGAGAATCTTGAGTGTGCTGCCAAAGCCATAGAATCACGCGGTATCAAGATCCTGAAAAAATCAAAGATATACAAAACAAAGCCATGGGGTGTATCTGAACAGCCCGATTTTCTGAATCAGGCGCTGGAAGTGGATACCGATCTCTCGGCCGCCGAGCTCCTGAAGATATTCAAAGATATCGAAACCCGGATGGGCAGAGACAATGGGCACGGGAGATGGGAGCCCAGAGTGATAGATATAGATATTGTTTTCATGGGCAGCCTCGTCATCGACCGCGAGGATCTGAAAGTCCCTCATGAGCAATTTTTCAAACGCGGGTTTGCGATCAAGATACTGTCTGAGATTGCGCCAGATTTCCACCCCCCTGGTTCGGCAAAGGCTTTGATTGAGTACGCAAGAGGAGAAAGTAATGAGGGAATTCAAGTTTATTGCGATTGA
- a CDS encoding DivIVA domain-containing protein, producing the protein MPITPLEIRKQEFKKKVRGYDPHEVREFLDMVATELEELLRANAGLSERVKDMDLKIADYRRMEQILQDTLTTTQKAADDLKSGAKKEAETIIANARVEAQRFLKEAQTELGRIREETKIVEHQKLLLVSEFRGLLESYLRLLERLEKK; encoded by the coding sequence ATGCCAATCACACCACTGGAAATCCGCAAGCAGGAATTTAAGAAGAAAGTACGTGGCTACGATCCTCACGAGGTGCGCGAATTCCTGGACATGGTCGCCACCGAACTAGAAGAGCTCCTGCGGGCAAACGCCGGTCTATCAGAGCGGGTAAAGGACATGGATCTGAAGATCGCAGACTACAGACGCATGGAACAGATACTTCAGGATACACTGACCACAACACAGAAAGCTGCCGATGACTTGAAGAGCGGCGCAAAAAAGGAAGCCGAGACGATCATCGCGAATGCTCGCGTCGAAGCTCAGCGATTCCTGAAAGAAGCGCAGACCGAACTCGGCAGAATAAGAGAAGAAACGAAAATCGTCGAGCATCAAAAACTCCTGCTCGTATCTGAATTTCGCGGACTGCTGGAATCATACCTGCGTCTGCTCGAGAGACTGGAAAAGAAGTGA
- a CDS encoding deoxynucleoside kinase, producing the protein MREFKFIAIEGVIGAGKTSLTKILSNKLHAGALLEEFEENPFLTKFYADRKKYAFHTQIYFLMSRYRKQRDMAQIDLFNSKLITDYLFVKDRIFAEVNLSEDEFALYDKIYSILSVDIPRPDLVIYLQANPEALYKRIKQRGRVYERDIEFEYIEKLSEAYNTFFFHYNSSPMLIVNIKGFDFLANPRDLDLLCNEIKDLKEPRRVLSRE; encoded by the coding sequence ATGAGGGAATTCAAGTTTATTGCGATTGAAGGCGTAATCGGCGCCGGCAAAACTTCCCTCACCAAGATTTTGTCGAACAAGTTGCATGCTGGTGCTTTGCTTGAGGAGTTCGAAGAAAACCCTTTTCTCACGAAATTCTACGCAGACCGGAAGAAATATGCGTTTCATACTCAGATATATTTTCTCATGTCGAGGTATCGGAAGCAGAGAGATATGGCGCAGATCGATCTCTTCAATTCAAAGTTGATCACTGACTACCTTTTTGTTAAGGACCGTATTTTTGCCGAAGTTAATCTGAGTGAAGATGAATTTGCGCTTTACGACAAGATATACTCAATTCTCTCGGTCGATATACCGCGACCCGATCTCGTCATCTACTTGCAGGCAAATCCGGAAGCTCTTTATAAGAGGATCAAACAGCGGGGTCGGGTTTACGAGCGCGATATCGAGTTTGAATACATCGAAAAACTCAGTGAGGCTTATAATACTTTCTTCTTTCACTACAATTCATCGCCCATGTTGATAGTAAACATCAAAGGATTTGATTTTCTGGCGAATCCAAGGGACCTTGATCTACTGTGTAACGAGATAAAGGATCTCAAGGAACCGCGCCGGGTCTTATCAAGAGAATGA
- a CDS encoding diacylglycerol kinase family lipid kinase has protein sequence MVHQKKVHAIINPHAGYGKAGKRWPQILECLESSGFDVTWRLTERRWHAYDIALEYAREGARLIISVGGEGVMNEIVNGLFAYKKTSGTMPTLAMIPAGTGTDLSRTLHISKDYRQAVEVIKTGREMLMDAGRMVFQRDGRTWARYFINAADTGLGGAVARLSNSLPKVLGGFLTFLLASLAALLSFKRMTLKIWVDGKLVGSGLMTIVGALNGQYFGGGMHAAPMAVVDDGIMEFLYVKDTGFFKFVSKVLAKVYTGEHLAYHKVHLCKGRQLKVQSEKVFLAEVDGEVERASTICLDVLPKSVGMLVVK, from the coding sequence GTGGTTCACCAGAAAAAGGTCCACGCGATCATTAACCCGCACGCCGGCTACGGCAAAGCCGGCAAGAGATGGCCCCAAATATTAGAATGTCTAGAGTCTTCAGGGTTCGATGTCACCTGGCGGTTGACCGAGAGAAGGTGGCATGCTTATGACATTGCGCTGGAGTATGCGCGGGAAGGAGCAAGGCTCATAATCAGTGTCGGAGGTGAGGGTGTGATGAATGAGATCGTGAACGGCTTGTTCGCCTATAAGAAGACATCCGGTACTATGCCCACACTCGCCATGATCCCGGCAGGAACCGGAACCGATCTATCAAGGACCCTGCATATTTCCAAAGATTATCGCCAGGCGGTTGAGGTGATCAAAACCGGGCGCGAGATGTTAATGGACGCGGGTAGGATGGTCTTCCAGCGTGACGGCAGGACCTGGGCGCGCTATTTCATCAATGCAGCAGATACTGGATTGGGCGGAGCCGTGGCAAGACTCAGTAACAGCCTTCCAAAAGTCCTGGGTGGATTCTTGACCTTCTTGCTCGCCAGTCTCGCTGCGTTACTCAGTTTCAAGCGGATGACATTGAAGATTTGGGTTGATGGCAAGCTGGTTGGCAGCGGGCTCATGACCATCGTTGGCGCGCTCAACGGGCAGTATTTCGGCGGCGGTATGCATGCCGCGCCAATGGCCGTGGTCGATGATGGAATAATGGAATTTCTGTACGTTAAGGATACCGGGTTTTTCAAATTCGTCAGCAAGGTCCTGGCGAAGGTGTACACAGGAGAACACCTGGCATACCACAAGGTTCATCTTTGTAAAGGCCGGCAATTGAAGGTGCAGAGCGAGAAGGTATTCCTTGCTGAAGTTGACGGCGAGGTCGAAAGGGCAAGTACGATCTGCCTTGATGTTTTGCCCAAGTCGGTCGGTATGTTGGTGGTTAAGTAG
- the nadD gene encoding nicotinate-nucleotide adenylyltransferase, with protein MRTGVFGGLFDPPHVGHLIIAQHVLEEFHLQKILFVPSGNPPHKTDYSKYEDRYTMTQFAVEDNEMFAVSDVERTFTDKTYTIEVIRRLHIEKDDELYLMIGSDQWHEIETWKDPEELFRECRVVVMRRPNYDVSKEARFFDRIMVSTAPMIDISSTMIRTRIRKGLSVRYMLKPEVYNYITTNDLYKV; from the coding sequence ATGAGAACCGGTGTCTTCGGAGGACTCTTTGATCCTCCGCATGTCGGGCATCTGATAATTGCCCAGCATGTCCTGGAGGAATTCCACCTCCAGAAGATTCTTTTCGTGCCATCTGGAAACCCACCCCATAAAACAGACTACTCAAAATATGAAGACCGGTACACTATGACCCAATTCGCGGTGGAGGATAACGAAATGTTTGCGGTCAGCGATGTCGAGAGAACATTTACGGATAAAACCTACACCATCGAAGTGATCAGGAGACTGCACATAGAAAAAGATGATGAACTATATTTGATGATCGGCAGTGACCAGTGGCATGAGATCGAAACCTGGAAAGATCCAGAAGAACTCTTCCGCGAGTGCCGTGTAGTTGTTATGCGGCGACCGAATTATGATGTGTCAAAAGAGGCAAGATTCTTCGACCGGATCATGGTCAGCACCGCACCAATGATCGACATTTCATCAACGATGATCCGCACAAGAATCAGAAAGGGGCTTTCAGTAAGATACATGTTAAAACCAGAAGTGTATAACTACATCACAACCAACGATCTTTACAAGGTCTAA
- the bamD gene encoding outer membrane protein assembly factor BamD, protein MRSNPILLAFVLIVLSCAARETLVPLEPVSEYERAMSLFDKKQYQKAAEAFERILFYYPSSEYVDDAQYWLSRAYLEMKDYDQAVIEFNYLIRNFPNSALVEQAHFYRAKANLLGAPSYEKDLSDLKRAIQLFDEFLTRYPNSEYTDEARKEILTARNLLAKKELENGKLYEKLKEPEAALLYYEYIRNNYPETESAGEATYRRARILEKQGQFEEALELYKELLEDENWQKRAADRIADLEKNS, encoded by the coding sequence ATGAGATCTAACCCGATTCTCTTGGCTTTCGTTCTGATCGTCCTGTCGTGCGCGGCGCGAGAGACGCTCGTTCCACTCGAGCCGGTCAGTGAATATGAACGCGCAATGTCGCTCTTCGACAAAAAACAGTACCAGAAAGCAGCAGAAGCCTTTGAGAGAATATTATTCTACTACCCCTCATCAGAGTATGTCGATGACGCACAATACTGGTTGTCACGCGCGTACCTTGAGATGAAAGATTACGATCAAGCAGTGATTGAATTCAACTACCTTATACGCAACTTCCCGAACTCGGCACTCGTTGAGCAGGCTCACTTCTACCGGGCAAAAGCCAACCTCCTGGGTGCCCCAAGCTATGAGAAAGACCTGAGTGACCTGAAAAGAGCGATCCAACTCTTCGATGAATTCCTTACACGCTATCCTAACTCTGAATACACCGATGAAGCGAGAAAGGAGATACTGACCGCACGAAATCTGTTGGCTAAAAAAGAATTGGAGAACGGTAAGTTATATGAAAAGCTGAAGGAGCCTGAAGCGGCTCTTTTATACTACGAATACATACGCAATAACTATCCGGAAACAGAATCGGCAGGCGAAGCAACATACCGCAGAGCCCGCATCCTTGAAAAGCAAGGGCAGTTTGAGGAAGCCCTGGAGTTGTATAAAGAACTCCTCGAAGACGAAAATTGGCAAAAAAGGGCCGCCGACCGCATTGCCGACCTTGAAAAGAATAGTTAG